A genomic window from Candidatus Methylacidiphilales bacterium includes:
- the gatC gene encoding Asp-tRNA(Asn)/Glu-tRNA(Gln) amidotransferase subunit GatC, which yields MKTNGIQVAYVAGLARLKLTPDEENLFQTQLGNILDYVAQLNAVDTSSVPDHPIDPHLPVNVLRLDEERPSLSREASLQNAPKQADHLLIMPKIVE from the coding sequence GTGAAAACGAATGGCATCCAAGTGGCGTATGTGGCCGGATTGGCGCGACTCAAGCTCACCCCGGACGAAGAAAACCTTTTCCAGACCCAACTTGGCAACATCCTCGACTACGTCGCCCAACTCAATGCCGTCGACACCTCCTCGGTCCCCGACCACCCCATCGATCCCCATCTCCCGGTCAACGTCCTCCGCCTCGACGAGGAACGCCCCAGCCTGAGCCGCGAAGCCTCGCTGCAAAATGCCCCCAAGCAGGCCGACCACCTGCT